Proteins co-encoded in one Candidatus Hydrogenedentota bacterium genomic window:
- a CDS encoding beta-galactosidase yields the protein MKRFRSLRDPIVAILIVLLAFAALAQEGEEERKAWNYLEDQLTVADEFQTAHTKWAKPYGQGTIRVQFFTTWFQGSTDAREIVELMQRFDIDGQAAFAVGGNLIGDGAPDWYGGDAGAATKRVLAFIDSGIDAFFVNQVTLDQIPEHIRETLRRRVEQGTGLVIVGEKAAPFEGATPMASAPRDLPAGSYYSFGEGRIAVLPARGKLEYRLGWETELDYQMQEQGRALLWAARREPKSRIEIRAPHVDRDALPAEAISIGPSGLPAGSTIRVVLRRWDGESIDAGTFDGQSSAIRVNIPKLRAGAYHVDCFAELDGAIHSWAAAPFDVMSGDEVNEVQLAKDWAEPGEEGAGLIRLSRDTPGSSFVELRLVDTHDRILVRERLRAQGSDVAFRTIVPRWAPMLLRVEAVLMEADNEISSAYTYLRVTGRKRNQFNFVMWNVPSGDLAPFGVESMTRYGVTAFLQQGPPPLCVAASGAAWVPYAASFRASSHTLTAMLEPDTGLLKSGCVYDQSSMSRTIADVVDGVRVARGHGVLAYSLGDENAVRASCLGPECLEVYRKYLSEMYGNIDELNAEWGTAYTTFNDIELLSEGSLPEPYAPEWFKEYYSDRQALERSDNEGAKDAALDRQIDFGAVNDEMRALQQGNFARWYDRQAFQCATYVEWCKQFQAAFKKIDPLALTGFEGTDSFSLRKLTTRSRQGGDLDAFVRELDYYGSYEGPGNEVMRSIAPKGFPMGSWIGYTPDGEELRFKFWKQVADRMNTIQWWRWDNLQGYNGFLAPNLAPFPATRDMFEDTKVVRDGLGELIIQSDMHDDGIAMLYSMPSTHIAHFDGNETYGLYTRDHDRWHTLFHDEGLQFRYVTDRMLRVGEFDAARYKVLILPLAFAMGEREASAIREFVNNGGTVIADLRPALYDAHCKPLDQGLLNDVFGIMQTGNRDARTIDRMSVEGELNGHKLGMRWGNWHGRDIYPQMFVDPNVALAGGKAKGQAAFIHFWTGNLTAPVCIVNEFGKGRGILLNFSVHDAPCAALLRTLLAASGVTPALRLSAPDEARVTGVEISRWSSGAEEFIVVLGQTNREVTIERDRPAHVFDVKSRTYIGHTSAFTTSLRANRGSVFAFLQGPPTLPTVSVGQAAKRGKVTSVRVAVPGANGARAIVLTLTAPDGNVADWIQSPVIVRDKPASIPLPFAHNDPAGTWRLRAMDLYTGGLKDVPLALQ from the coding sequence ATGAAACGTTTCCGGAGTCTACGAGACCCGATCGTTGCCATACTTATCGTACTTCTTGCGTTCGCGGCGCTGGCGCAAGAAGGCGAAGAAGAGCGCAAGGCGTGGAACTATCTCGAAGACCAATTGACGGTAGCGGACGAATTCCAGACGGCGCACACAAAGTGGGCGAAGCCGTACGGGCAAGGGACCATTCGTGTGCAGTTCTTCACGACATGGTTTCAAGGAAGTACTGACGCGCGCGAGATCGTCGAATTGATGCAGCGGTTCGATATCGACGGCCAGGCCGCGTTTGCCGTCGGCGGAAATCTCATCGGCGACGGTGCGCCAGACTGGTACGGCGGCGATGCCGGGGCCGCAACGAAGCGCGTTTTGGCGTTCATCGATAGCGGCATCGACGCGTTCTTCGTGAACCAGGTCACGCTAGACCAAATCCCCGAGCATATTCGCGAGACGCTGCGCCGGCGCGTAGAGCAGGGAACTGGCCTGGTCATTGTCGGCGAGAAAGCCGCGCCGTTTGAGGGCGCTACGCCGATGGCATCCGCGCCGCGCGACCTTCCGGCGGGTTCCTATTATTCATTCGGTGAGGGACGCATCGCCGTCCTGCCCGCCAGAGGGAAGCTCGAGTATCGGCTTGGGTGGGAAACCGAGTTGGATTACCAGATGCAGGAGCAGGGCCGTGCGCTGTTGTGGGCGGCGCGGCGTGAGCCTAAATCGCGGATCGAGATTCGTGCGCCGCACGTTGACCGCGATGCACTACCCGCGGAAGCAATCTCGATTGGGCCATCCGGGCTGCCCGCCGGCTCAACGATTCGGGTTGTGCTACGGCGTTGGGACGGCGAGAGTATCGATGCCGGAACGTTTGACGGTCAATCATCGGCCATTCGTGTAAACATACCAAAGTTACGCGCCGGCGCCTACCACGTTGATTGTTTTGCAGAACTGGACGGGGCGATTCATTCGTGGGCCGCAGCGCCATTCGATGTAATGTCCGGGGACGAAGTCAACGAGGTCCAGCTCGCAAAGGACTGGGCGGAACCCGGCGAAGAAGGGGCCGGCTTGATTCGTCTTTCGCGCGATACGCCGGGGTCGTCTTTCGTCGAGCTCCGGCTTGTCGACACGCACGACCGGATACTTGTTCGCGAAAGATTGCGAGCACAGGGTAGTGACGTTGCGTTTCGAACAATCGTCCCCCGCTGGGCGCCGATGTTGCTGCGCGTCGAAGCGGTTTTGATGGAGGCCGATAACGAAATATCAAGCGCGTATACATATCTGCGCGTGACCGGCAGGAAGCGGAATCAATTCAACTTCGTGATGTGGAACGTGCCGTCCGGCGACCTGGCGCCATTCGGCGTGGAAAGCATGACGCGTTACGGCGTGACGGCGTTTCTTCAGCAAGGGCCGCCGCCGCTGTGCGTTGCGGCGAGCGGCGCCGCGTGGGTCCCCTACGCCGCGAGTTTTCGCGCCAGCAGCCATACGCTCACCGCCATGCTCGAACCCGACACCGGCCTGCTGAAGTCCGGCTGTGTCTACGACCAGAGCTCGATGTCCAGGACGATCGCGGATGTCGTCGATGGCGTGCGCGTCGCGCGCGGTCATGGCGTTCTCGCGTATTCCCTCGGCGACGAGAACGCCGTTCGCGCGTCATGCCTCGGCCCGGAGTGTTTGGAGGTGTACCGAAAGTATCTCAGCGAGATGTATGGCAACATTGACGAACTAAACGCGGAGTGGGGGACGGCTTACACGACGTTTAACGACATCGAACTGCTTTCCGAAGGTTCCCTTCCCGAGCCGTACGCGCCCGAGTGGTTCAAGGAATACTACTCCGACCGGCAGGCGCTCGAACGCAGTGATAACGAAGGCGCGAAAGACGCTGCGCTCGATCGGCAGATTGATTTCGGCGCCGTCAACGACGAGATGCGCGCGCTGCAACAGGGCAACTTCGCGCGCTGGTACGACCGCCAAGCGTTCCAGTGCGCGACCTACGTCGAATGGTGCAAACAATTCCAGGCGGCGTTCAAGAAAATTGATCCGCTGGCGCTGACCGGTTTCGAAGGCACGGACAGCTTCTCCCTGCGCAAACTCACCACACGCTCGCGCCAGGGCGGCGACCTGGACGCATTTGTGCGCGAGTTGGATTACTACGGTTCGTACGAAGGCCCGGGTAACGAAGTCATGCGATCGATCGCGCCCAAGGGTTTCCCGATGGGAAGTTGGATCGGATACACGCCGGACGGCGAAGAACTGCGCTTCAAATTCTGGAAACAGGTTGCAGACCGGATGAACACGATTCAGTGGTGGCGCTGGGACAATTTGCAGGGATACAACGGGTTTCTCGCTCCCAACCTCGCGCCGTTTCCCGCCACGCGCGACATGTTCGAGGACACGAAGGTGGTTCGCGACGGCCTCGGCGAGTTGATCATACAGAGCGACATGCACGACGACGGAATCGCAATGCTGTACTCGATGCCGTCCACGCACATCGCGCACTTCGACGGAAACGAGACGTACGGCCTCTACACGCGCGACCACGACCGCTGGCACACCTTGTTTCACGACGAGGGTCTGCAGTTCCGTTACGTCACGGACCGCATGCTGCGCGTGGGCGAATTCGACGCGGCGCGGTACAAAGTGCTGATTCTTCCGCTGGCGTTCGCAATGGGCGAGCGCGAAGCGTCGGCAATCCGAGAATTCGTGAACAACGGTGGAACGGTCATCGCCGATCTGCGTCCCGCGCTATACGACGCGCACTGCAAACCGCTCGACCAGGGATTGCTCAACGACGTCTTCGGCATCATGCAGACGGGAAACCGTGATGCGCGCACAATCGATCGCATGTCCGTCGAGGGCGAACTCAACGGGCATAAGCTCGGTATGCGTTGGGGCAACTGGCACGGCCGCGACATCTACCCGCAGATGTTCGTCGATCCGAATGTTGCCCTCGCGGGCGGAAAGGCCAAGGGTCAGGCAGCGTTCATCCACTTCTGGACCGGAAATCTCACGGCGCCTGTGTGCATCGTCAACGAATTCGGTAAGGGCCGCGGAATACTGTTGAATTTCTCCGTTCACGACGCGCCCTGCGCCGCATTGCTTCGCACGTTGCTCGCGGCGTCCGGTGTCACCCCCGCACTCCGGCTGTCCGCGCCGGATGAAGCCCGCGTGACGGGCGTGGAGATTTCGCGATGGAGCAGTGGCGCCGAAGAGTTCATTGTTGTGCTCGGACAAACGAATCGAGAAGTGACCATCGAGCGCGATCGACCGGCGCACGTATTCGACGTCAAGAGCCGGACCTATATCGGTCACACGTCGGCGTTCACGACATCCCTCCGCGCGAATCGCGGCTCCGTGTTTGCGTTCCTACAGGGTCCTCCAACGCTGCCGACTGTCAGCGTCGGGCAGGCCGCGAAGCGCGGTAAAGTTACGAGCGTTCGCGTTGCCGTGCCGGGCGCGAACGGCGCGCGCGCGATCGTGCTTACCCTTACCGCACCGGACGGGAACGTGGCAGACTGGATTCAATCGCCTGTTATCGTGCGCGACAAACCGGCTTCCATACCGTTGCCTTTCGCGCACAACGACCCGGCGGGAACGTGGCGTCTTCGCGCCATGGACCTGTACACGGGCGGCCTGAAGGATGTGCCGCTCGCCTTGCAGTAG